The Mucilaginibacter gracilis genomic interval CACCATACCCATTTTTCACACTACCTAATACCGTGCATCTTGGTTCTTGAGTCTTGGCTCTTGATTCTGATTTTTTTACATCTCCAAAACTATCTTCCCCATATGTTCGCTGCTTTCCATCAGGGTGTGCGCCTGGGCGGCCTGGCTTGCAGTAAAGGTTTTGTAAACAACGGGCTTAATTTGCCCCGATGCCAGTAAGGGCCAAATGTATTGTTCGAGTTTTTGGGCAATGGCACTTTTAAAGTCAACATTGCGGCCACGCAGCGTAGAGCCGGTTATAATTAAACGCTTGCGCATAACCTCGGCAATATCTATTTTAACTTCGCGCCCCTTCATGGCGTTTATTTGTACCAGCCTGCCATCATTAGCCAGGCATTTAATGTTTTCGGGCGTGTAATCGCCTCCAATCATATCCAGTATCACATCAACGCCTTCGCCATCGGTTAGCCGGGCAATAGCATCTGCAAAGTTTTCGGTTTTGTAGTTAATGGCTTTGGCTGCGCCCAGTTGTTGGCAAAACAGCAACTTATCTGCCGAGCCTGCCGTTACATACACCTTGCTGCCTAACGCCTTAGCCATTTGTATGGCAGTAACACCAATACCGCTGGAGCCGCCGTGTACCAGCAATGTTTCGCCGGGTTGCAGCTTCGCCCTATCAAAAACATTGCTCCAAACGGTAAAAAATGTTTCGGGTAATGATGCCGCTTCCGGCATTGATAAGCCCTTGGGTACAGGCAGGCACTGGCCCGCAGGTACGGCGCAAAACCCGGCATAACCGGCACCAGTAACCAGGGCGCATACCTCGTCGCCCACTTTCCACCGGGTAACTTGCGCGCCCACTTCAACAACGGTACCCGCAATTTCTAATCCCGGAATATCAACCGATGCACCCGGCGGCGGCGGATAATTGCCCTTACGCTGTGCAACATCGGGCCGGTTTACGCCGGCGGCGGCAACTTTAACCAGTATTTCGGTAGCCAATATGGTTGGCATGGGGCGTTCCTGCATCTGCAATACTTCGGGTGCGCCGGGGTGGGTAATAACTATGGCCTTCATTTAAAAAGTTAAACTATTGGTGTAGCATAATGTTTGGCGGCTATTTATTACAACAGCAAAGTATCAATACGATAGCCCTGCACCATATTGTGAAACGGCGACCAGGTAAAAACGGTAAACTGCCCGTCTTGCGAGGCAACCAGTGCAATGGCGTCGTGCTGGTCGTGTACAAACTGCGCGGCCGATAAGTGCCTCGTTCCGCCGGTTTGCGCCGGATGGATAAACAATGCCTCGCCGCCTACAATAGGCTCAATAAGGCAAACCTGTTTTATGCGGCTGCTACCTTCGCGCATTACTATTTTGCTACCAAAGGCTAATAGTTTGTGTGTGGTGGTAATAACGCTTGCGCCGTCAACAGCGGTAAGGCCGGCAATATTATCCACTTCGCGGCTTAGGGCGCTTTTTAAAAAAATATCACTTTTATCGGTACCCTCGTTCATAACCAGGTCGGCCAGTCCCGTAAAGGCGGGCTTAATGGCATACTGCATGGGTTGTATGATAGATTGCCGCCAGGTATCGGTACCATCGGGCACTACCAGTAACGAACCGCCGTGCCCATGTGCGCGCATAGATACGGCAAGCTGTATGAGCACGTTAACCGAATCGTTCCACGACGATGGCGATGTAAAGCCTAGCAGTGCGGTAACAATGGCGGGGCAATCGGTAAGGGTGGCACTGTATTCGTCAATCACACGCACGTAATCGCCTTTTAAAACGGCTACATTGGTATATTTGCCTAAGCCGTAAATGCGGCGGTGCTTAATAACCAGCAAAGCCGGTTCGGATACATCCAAAACAAAACAAAAATTAGGTATGGTAATGGTAGTGCCCCATATTACCAGTTCGCCATCTTTTAGCCAAACGCCCAAATGTATACCGGCGCGCTCAATACCGGGACCTATTTTTACTAACGTACTTGACTTAAAAGGTAGTTCACGTTCAAAAATTAAAGCCTTCTCGGCTTCGGCAGGAGCCAAAAAGGCAATAGATATGCGTGGCGAGTGCCCTTCTTCTTTACGCAAACTGGCCCAAAAGGCCACATCAATTATTTGTTCAATAACAGCAATATCGGGGGCGGTAGCCAGTTTTTTTTCGCCGCCTGCATGTGCGGTTGCTATGTGGTGGGCAAAGTGTTTTTGCACGCTTGGTGCCACTTTGCAAGCTGCCTGATAGGTAGGTTGATAATGCATGTACCAAAGTTAAACTAATACTTTGTGTGGCAATAAGGTTGGCTACGGTAAAATTGTTTTCTTACAATACATTAATAATTGGCTTATATTTATGTGCTTGCTTTTAGGCAAACCACCGAACAATAACCTTAAAACTATGTTATTGCAACACATGGATTGGATTTTATTAGGCGAAATTATTTATGCCATTATTGTTATCCTGGTTTGTTTGCGCATTATTTACGATACCCGCTCAACCAGTAAAACATCGGCCTATTTATTGTTAACGCTTTTTTTACCCGCCCTGGGTATCATTATTTATTTTGTGGTAGGCGCCAACTATCGCAAAAACAGCCTTTACAGCAAAAAAATTATAAAAAACAGCCGCCTGCTTAACCAAATCAGGAAGGAGATATACCTGCAATCAGAAAAAACATGGGACACCGGCGAGGCCGAAGTACAGCGCCATAAAAAACTGGCCCGCCTGCTGCTTAACGATAGTATGAGCCCCCTTAGCGGCAACAACGAAGTTAAGCTGTTGCTGAATGGCGAAAATAAATTTCCGGATGTGATAAAGGAGTTAAAAAAAGCCAAACACCATATCCACATAGAATATTACATTTTTGAAGACGATGAAATAGGCAACCAAATAAAAGATGTATTAATTGAAAAGGCGCGCGCGGGTGTACAGGTGCGCTTTATTTACGACGATTTTGGCAGCCGCTCTATACGTAAAAACCTGGTGCCCCAGTTAATTGAGGCTGGTGTGCAAGCCTTTCCGTTTTACCAAATCTATTTTATGGCCTTAGCCAACCGCGTAAATTACCGCAACCACCGTAAAATAATTGTGATTGACGGCTGCACCGGTTTTGTAGGTGGTATTAATGTGAGCGACCGTTACATTAACCACCCCAAACTCAATAACGAGTTTTTTTGGCGCGATACTCATTTGATGATTCGCGGGCCGGGAGTTTATTACCTGCAATATCTTTTTATATGCGACTGGAACTTTTGCGCCGAAACAGACCTTGAACCTATTGAACAATTTTTTTGTGCCGATAAAAGCAAAACATCTGATGCTATTGTGCAGATAGCGGCAAGCGGGCCCGATTCGGAAACGCCGGTACTCATGTTCTCGCTCATACAGGCCATAGGTATGGCCGAAGAAGAGATACTGATAACTACCCCCTACTTTATCCCCGGCGAGAGTTTAATTGATGCACTAAACACCGCCGCCATGAGCGGGGTAAAGGTAAAGTTGCTTGTACCCGGCAAATCCGATTCGGCCTTTGTTGATTCGGCGGCGCGGTCTTATTATGGCGAGATTTTACGCTCGGGTGTCGAAATTTATTTCTATCAAAAGGGTTTTATCCATGCTAAAACTATGGTATTGGATAGTAGCCTTTCTATCATCGGCACAGCCAACATGGATCATCGCAGCTACGAACTTAACTTTGAGGTAAATGCTATGGTTTATGATGATAACTTAGCCAAACAATTGCGCCAATCCTTTTTTGACGATCTGGAAAGTTCCACTAAGGTTAGCCCTGTAGCATGGGCAAAACGGCCTTTATACAAGCAATTGCCCGAAAAATTAACCCGCCTGCTATCGCCGCTTTTGTAACAGAAAAAATATTCTATTAATTCTATAGATATTATAGATTAATTTATATATTTGCATCATAGTCAAGTGGCCGAGTGGAGAGGTATGGGTCTGCAAAACCTTTTACGGCGGTTCGAATCCGTCCTTGACGTCGAAGTTTAACTGACTTTGTTTATTTAGTATGAAAAACGAAATTGATTGCCCTGTTGACCTGGTATCGGTAAACGAAAACAAAGTACGCTTAGTTGCCTTACTGGTACTAACACTCGGTTTAGTTTACTTGTGGAATGGTTGGTGGGGCATCATCGTTTTATTGGTGGCCGATTTTTTATTGCGCTCGTTTAAA includes:
- a CDS encoding NAD(P)H-quinone oxidoreductase; this encodes MKAIVITHPGAPEVLQMQERPMPTILATEILVKVAAAGVNRPDVAQRKGNYPPPPGASVDIPGLEIAGTVVEVGAQVTRWKVGDEVCALVTGAGYAGFCAVPAGQCLPVPKGLSMPEAASLPETFFTVWSNVFDRAKLQPGETLLVHGGSSGIGVTAIQMAKALGSKVYVTAGSADKLLFCQQLGAAKAINYKTENFADAIARLTDGEGVDVILDMIGGDYTPENIKCLANDGRLVQINAMKGREVKIDIAEVMRKRLIITGSTLRGRNVDFKSAIAQKLEQYIWPLLASGQIKPVVYKTFTASQAAQAHTLMESSEHMGKIVLEM
- a CDS encoding putative sensor domain DACNV-containing protein, coding for MHYQPTYQAACKVAPSVQKHFAHHIATAHAGGEKKLATAPDIAVIEQIIDVAFWASLRKEEGHSPRISIAFLAPAEAEKALIFERELPFKSSTLVKIGPGIERAGIHLGVWLKDGELVIWGTTITIPNFCFVLDVSEPALLVIKHRRIYGLGKYTNVAVLKGDYVRVIDEYSATLTDCPAIVTALLGFTSPSSWNDSVNVLIQLAVSMRAHGHGGSLLVVPDGTDTWRQSIIQPMQYAIKPAFTGLADLVMNEGTDKSDIFLKSALSREVDNIAGLTAVDGASVITTTHKLLAFGSKIVMREGSSRIKQVCLIEPIVGGEALFIHPAQTGGTRHLSAAQFVHDQHDAIALVASQDGQFTVFTWSPFHNMVQGYRIDTLLL
- the cls gene encoding cardiolipin synthase, with translation MLLQHMDWILLGEIIYAIIVILVCLRIIYDTRSTSKTSAYLLLTLFLPALGIIIYFVVGANYRKNSLYSKKIIKNSRLLNQIRKEIYLQSEKTWDTGEAEVQRHKKLARLLLNDSMSPLSGNNEVKLLLNGENKFPDVIKELKKAKHHIHIEYYIFEDDEIGNQIKDVLIEKARAGVQVRFIYDDFGSRSIRKNLVPQLIEAGVQAFPFYQIYFMALANRVNYRNHRKIIVIDGCTGFVGGINVSDRYINHPKLNNEFFWRDTHLMIRGPGVYYLQYLFICDWNFCAETDLEPIEQFFCADKSKTSDAIVQIAASGPDSETPVLMFSLIQAIGMAEEEILITTPYFIPGESLIDALNTAAMSGVKVKLLVPGKSDSAFVDSAARSYYGEILRSGVEIYFYQKGFIHAKTMVLDSSLSIIGTANMDHRSYELNFEVNAMVYDDNLAKQLRQSFFDDLESSTKVSPVAWAKRPLYKQLPEKLTRLLSPLL